In the genome of Cryptomeria japonica chromosome 8, Sugi_1.0, whole genome shotgun sequence, one region contains:
- the LOC131857599 gene encoding uncharacterized mitochondrial protein AtMg01250-like yields MALKLDISKAYDKVNWNFLYVVLSKMGFRGRFLNVIKVAVENVHYSVIVNDTPWGFFKFGKGLRQGAPLSPYLFIMVAKVLSRNFSHLIRNRKISGVKAASTLPPVVMQQFVDDTFLFGQSFVIEAKEWKHLLEDYALASGQIINYNKSKIYFFNMDRNLQGKLMQILGCCVANLPDSYLGLPLTIKEVTPQFWESILERMQKKLVG; encoded by the coding sequence ATGGCTCTTAAACTTGACATCtcaaaggcttatgataaagttaactGGAATTTtttgtatgttgttctatccaagatGGGATTTCGGGGAAGATTCCTCAATGTTATCAAGGTGGCAGTGGAAAATGTTCACTACTCGGTGATTGTCAATGACACCCCTTGGGGATTCTTCAAGTTTGGGAAGGGACTAAGGCAGGGCGcccctctctcaccttatttgttTATTATGGTGGCAAAAGTTTTGAGCAGGAACTTCTCCCACTTAATCAGGAATAGAAAAATCTCAGGGGTGAAAGCGGCTTCTACCCTTCCTCCGGTGGTTatgcagcaatttgttgatgacaccttcCTGTTTGGCCAGTCATTTGTTATAGAAGCAAAAGAATGGAAACACTTGTTGGAGGATTATGCCTTGGCCTCAGGACAAATTATCAATTATAATAAGagcaaaatttattttttcaacatgGATAGGAATCTCCAAGGTAAACTTATGCAAATCCTTGGATGTTGTGTTGCTAATCTTCCTGATTCCTACTTGGGTCTTCCCCTCACGATTAAGGAGGTCACTCCCCAATTCTGGGAGTCGATCTtagaaagaatgcagaagaaacttGTTGGTTAG